A window of Babylonia areolata isolate BAREFJ2019XMU chromosome 2, ASM4173473v1, whole genome shotgun sequence contains these coding sequences:
- the LOC143277770 gene encoding uncharacterized protein LOC143277770 yields MSRRPLKPINLNLKLNISSASSKTRPSMSQTEEIMAADSTDPCPTAGLNSPMTNLAMNMSELSTRRGTPKRRLSLSSVDTPPSDDCHASLERAFSSASSTESGVFVDSPTLIDSPTLESIAQRYKPDIPIEAFTKKKTIAFRRINSLPPPALRLDSDSPTEFLDSMETDDQCHSAPATSAVLPPPTPTSSVSCGARVNFFLEEASSQDSGVGLDKDLGFKIPAPVSFLRRKSKLNDICEEANSPHKYSPIKSPQKRPLSFSLGVLNAVSPTDYTSSKMWIYFSHQLHIFIRKIDLGCKIPAPVSFLRRKSKLNDICEEANSPHKYSPIKSPQKRPLSFSLGSFQSSGVEDDSPVRLKRSSLSRCEGNDDDDGFLDLMDQEVSQITDQIPQGMTSLMNDPVLEEPNECIEPVEDSTTPVSRKILPAKRFLRRSHSVDVRTKRTEPPEELVNHSKRWKSEKSHDDSFLSEADKMSVRRLHRSYSETAEMIMSAVHRMSEEPDLIADSSKPHVLPMVNGKHQDLKSISPETLSMLMSGEYADQVEEFHIIDCRFPYEFEGGHIKNALNIWSPDALLEEYLKNPKRSQDPNKRFLLVFHCEFSSERGPKLFRFLRSKDRESNKECYPFLYYPEIYLLEGGYKAFFEHHKHLCQPQTYTQMLHKDFSEDLRKFRAKSKSWAGEKNGNRPGLRNLKF; encoded by the exons ATGTCAAGACGACCGCTCAAACCAATCAACCTAAATTTGAAACTAAACATTTCCTCTGCGAGTTCAAAAACAAGACCCAGCATGTCACAGACCGAAGAAATCATGGCAGCTGATTCCACAGACCCGTGTCCGACTGCCGGGTTGAATTCACCAATGACCAACCTGGCAATGAATATGAGTGAACTGTCGACAAGAAG ggggacTCCCAAGCGGCGTTTATCACTCAGCAGTGTTGACACCCCTCCATCAGATGATTGCCATGCATCTTTGGAGAGAGCATTCAGTTCTGCCTCATCAACAGAATCAG GCGTGTTTGTTGATTCTCCCACGCTCATTGATTCGCCAACATTAGAAAG TATTGCACAGCGCTACAAGCCTGATATTCCTATTGAGGCATTTACAAA AAAAAAGACCATCGCCTTCAGAAGAATCAACTCACTTCCA CCTCCGGCTCTGCGGCTGGACAGTGACAGCCCCACAGAGTTCCTGGACTCTATGGAGACGGATGACCAGTGTCACAGCGCCCCGGCTACCTCTGCtgtcctcccacctcccaccccaaccaGCAGTGTGTCCTGTGGGGCCAGGGTCAACTTCTTCCTGGAGGAAGCCAGTTCTCAGGACAGTGGGGTGGGCCTGGACAAG gatTTGGGCTTCAAGATCCCTGCACCAGTTAGTTTTCTGCGACGGAAATCCAAACTGAATGACATCTGTGAGGAAGCTAATTCTCCCCACAAATATTCGCCCATCAAATCACCACAGAAGCGACCCTTGTCCTTTTCTCTCGGT GTTTTGAATGCTGTTTCCCCCACTGACTACACTTCATCAAAAATGTGGATATATTTTTCCCACCAACTGCACATCTTTATTAGAAAAATTGATTTGGGCTGCAAGATCCCTGCACCAGTTAGTTTTCTGCGACGGAAATCCAAACTGAATGACATCTGTGAGGAAGCTAATTCTCCCCACAAATATTCGCCCATCAAATCACCACAGAAGCGACCCTTGTCCTTTTCTCTCGGT TCTTTCCAAAGCTCTGGTGTTGAGGATGACAGTCCCGTTAGGTTAAAGCGGTCCTCCCTGTCTCGCTGTGaaggtaatgatgacgatgatggtttcCTTGATCTCATGGACCAGGAGGTGTCACAG ATCACTGATCAGATTCCTCAGGGAATGACCAGCTTGATGAATGACCCAGTACTGGAGGAGCCCAACGAGTGCATAGAGCCTGTAGAGGATTCCACAACACCTGTG AGTCGAAAGATTCTCCCAGCCAAACGGTTTTTGAGGCGGTCACATTCAGTGGACGTACGAACGAAGCGCACAGAGCCCCCTGAGGAGCTGGTGAACCACAGCAAGCGATGGAAGTCGGAAAAAAGTCACGATGATTCCTTCCTCTCGGAAGCAGACAAG ATGTCTGTTCGCCGCCTCCACCGATCTTACTCGGAGACAGCAGAAATGATCATGTCAGCAGTGCACAGAATGAGTGAAGAACCAGACCTCATCGCTGACTCATCAAAG CCACATGTTCTGCCCATGGTGAATGGCAAACATCAAGACCTGAAGTCTATATCACCAGAAACG ctgtccATGTTGATGAGTGGGGAGTATGCAGACCAGGTGGAAGAGTTCCACATCATTGACTGCAGATTTCCATATGAGTTTGAGGGAGGACACATAAAG AACGCTCTCAACATTTGGTCACCGGATGCTTTGCTGGAGGAATACCTGAAGAACCCCAAGAGATCCCAGGACCCCAATAAACGCTTCCTGCTGGTGTTCCACTGTGAATTCTCTTCAGAAAGAGGTCCCAAACT GTTCAGATTCCTACGCAGTAAAGATCGTGAGTCCAACAAGGAGTGCTACCCGTTCCTGTACTACCCTGAGATCTACCTCTTGGAGGGTGGCTACAAAGCTTTCTTTGAACACCACAAG CACTTGTGTCAGCCTCAAACCTACACTCAGATGCTACACAAAGACTTCTCAGAAGACCTGCGCAAGTTCCGTGCCAAGTCCAAGTCGTGGGCTGGGGAGAAGAATGGCAATCGGCCAGGTCTTCGAAATCTGAAGTTTTAA